The Hemicordylus capensis ecotype Gifberg chromosome 6, rHemCap1.1.pri, whole genome shotgun sequence genome window below encodes:
- the IL25 gene encoding interleukin-25 isoform X2 has protein sequence MCFMFSAFLPCQALHCLTQCCSETEVNRVGERLVSGIHKPQIKATNSYPASECWASSEGDYGQRSVSPWRYTLDHNPNRYPQYIRQAYCACPSCISLANGTHHGRKRRYSREQPNGNSVIISYSTLVFYREPCGKGDQFLLRPSLETVNVSCACVAAQRW, from the exons ATGTGCTTCATGTTCTCGGCATTTCTGCCGTGCCAGGCCCTCCATTGCTTGACCCAGTGCTGCAGCGAGACCGAAGTCAATCGTGTCGGGGAACGCCTTGTGTCTGGAATTCACAAACCCCAAATTAAGGCTACAAACAGTTATCCCGCCTCTGAGTGTTGGGCATCATCAGAAGGAGACTATGGCCAGCGGTCTGTCTCTCCATGGAGATACAC GCTCGATCACAACCCCAACCGCTACCCACAGTACATTCGCCAGGCCTACTGTGCCTGCCCGAGCTGCATCTCCCtagcaaatggaacacaccaCGGCAGAAAAAGAAGGTACAGCAGAGAGCAGCCGAACGGAAACTCTGTAATCATCAGCTACAGCACCCTCGTCTTCTATCGGGAGCCTTGTGGCAAAGGTGATCAGTTCCTCCTGAGGCCGTCCTTGGAGACCGTGAACGTGtcctgcgcatgcgtggcagcacAGCGGTGGTAA
- the IL25 gene encoding interleukin-25 isoform X1 produces MAKVQLAVMCFMFSAFLPCQALHCLTQCCSETEVNRVGERLVSGIHKPQIKATNSYPASECWASSEGDYGQRSVSPWRYTLDHNPNRYPQYIRQAYCACPSCISLANGTHHGRKRRYSREQPNGNSVIISYSTLVFYREPCGKGDQFLLRPSLETVNVSCACVAAQRW; encoded by the exons ATGGCTAAGGTCCAGCTG GCTGTGATGTGCTTCATGTTCTCGGCATTTCTGCCGTGCCAGGCCCTCCATTGCTTGACCCAGTGCTGCAGCGAGACCGAAGTCAATCGTGTCGGGGAACGCCTTGTGTCTGGAATTCACAAACCCCAAATTAAGGCTACAAACAGTTATCCCGCCTCTGAGTGTTGGGCATCATCAGAAGGAGACTATGGCCAGCGGTCTGTCTCTCCATGGAGATACAC GCTCGATCACAACCCCAACCGCTACCCACAGTACATTCGCCAGGCCTACTGTGCCTGCCCGAGCTGCATCTCCCtagcaaatggaacacaccaCGGCAGAAAAAGAAGGTACAGCAGAGAGCAGCCGAACGGAAACTCTGTAATCATCAGCTACAGCACCCTCGTCTTCTATCGGGAGCCTTGTGGCAAAGGTGATCAGTTCCTCCTGAGGCCGTCCTTGGAGACCGTGAACGTGtcctgcgcatgcgtggcagcacAGCGGTGGTAA